The Plasmodium yoelii strain 17X genome assembly, chromosome: 8 genome includes a region encoding these proteins:
- a CDS encoding DNA-directed RNA polymerase II subunit RPB3, putative, producing the protein MMMMINGDNSKKHEIEIKSISKNEMEFTLYNSNSALANALRRIMLSEVPTLAIDIVNVYENTSPFHDEFIAHRIGLIPIDSRNIKNYEFRERCKCKETCSRCTVQYIIEVKCNNANKIDVSHYDIEALDHEPNIPMPIPNDNKNNNIEKMENAIPILTLSKNQTIHMKLTATKGIGKMHAKWIPANVSYIIDHKIIINNHEVDKMSKEHKLLIANNLNSDCYILKELDDDRDVELRLSENMSVVMAESCRDTLNELGYNKDIVKIIYDETKFHFKIESVGSMPPEQIVEMAIEILENKLKDLEPQIKASFYSIEEVAKQLKEQGVSLYGIQLDLE; encoded by the coding sequence atgatgatgatgataaatggagataattcaaaaaaacatgaaattgaaataaaaagtatatcaaaaaatgaaatggaATTTACATTATATAATAGTAACTCTGCATTAGCAAATGCTCTTAGAAGAATTATGTTATCAGAAGTGCCAACATTAGCAATTGATATAGTTAATGTTTATGAGAATACAAGTCCATTTCATGATGAATTTATAGCCCATAGGATAGGTTTAATACCTATAGATagtagaaatataaaaaattatgaatttagAGAACGATGCAAATGTAAAGAAACGTGTTCTAGATGTACTGTCCAATATATTATTGAAGTAAAATGTAATAACGCTAATAAAATAGATGTATCACATTATGATATAGAAGCATTAGATCACGAACCCAATATCCCTATGCCTATAcctaatgataataaaaataataatattgaaaaaatggaaaatgcTATACCTATTCTCACATTATCTAAAAACCAAACCATACATATGAAATTAACAGCCACAAAAGGAATTGGAAAAATGCACGCAAAATGGATACCAGCTAATGTATCATATATAATTGatcacaaaataataattaataatcaTGAAGTAGATAAAATGTCAAAAGaacataaattattaatagctaataatttaaattctgattgttatatattaaaagaattgGATGATGATAGAGATGTCGAATTACGATTAAGTGAAAATATGTCCGTTGTTATGGCAGAAAGTTGTAGAGATACATTAAATGAATTAGGatataataaagatattgttaaaattatttatgatGAAACTAAATTTCATTTTAAAATTGAATCTGTTGGTTCAATGCCTCCTGAACAAATTGTTGAAATGGCTATAgaaattttagaaaataagTTAAAAGATTTAGAACCACAAATTAAAGCCTCATTTTATTCTATTGAAGAAGTTGCAAAACAACTAAAAGAGCAGGGAGTATCCTTATATGGAATTCAATTGGATCTAgaataa
- a CDS encoding OTU domain-containing protein, putative produces the protein MTNFLIIKWKKIKYKYMTTKLKIAKRNENDDKIEQKINNNLNINNFEYILKSIQESKQIDSIKKCSTLDRYISFLLKKNKLNKENYKYKRNILQVHLLAIGCELVKIIGDGNCLFRSISYNLFGKQIYHMYIRQACVDYMLNYKDEYSIYFEEGKFTRYIKNMLNDGYWGDELCIKAIADTFDCVVYIITSNPDKWLLKYEPKCKNNNQLKKCIFLAYSSPIHYDSLKLIKM, from the coding sequence atgacaAACTTcttgataataaaatggaaaaaaataaaatacaagtATATGACAACGAAATTGAAAATTGCAAAACggaatgaaaatgatgataaaatagaacaaaaaataaataataatttaaacataaataattttgaatatatattaaaatctATACAAGAATCAAAACAAATAGATagcataaaaaaatgtagcaCTCTAGATagatatatatcatttttattaaaaaaaaataaattaaataaagaaaattataaatataaaaggaatatattacAAGTTCATTTGTTAGCTATAGGTTGCGAATTGGTTAAAATAATAGGGGATGGAAATTGTTTATTTCGATctatttcatataatttatttggaaagcaaatatatcatatgtatattcGTCAAGCATGTGTTGATTATATGTTAAACTATAAAGATGaatattctatatattttgaagAAGGCAAATTTACtagatatataaaaaatatgttaaatgaTGGGTATTGGGGTGATGAACTATGTATTAAAGCTATAGCTGATACTTTTGATTgtgttgtatatataataacatcAAATCCCGATAAATGgcttttaaaatatgaaccgaaatgtaaaaataataatcaactaaagaaatgtatttttttggCTTATTCGAGTCCTATTCATTATGACTCActcaaattaataaaaatgtga
- a CDS encoding membrane attack ookinete protein, putative — MMFKRKYLFFPCFFLIIVNILHKFDNLGTDESLLYFHIRILSMNKNDTQELYNNKVKISNNEILLGLQHEHNIEDDRIIKFVSNDANSKHGRRIKNVTFKLPNNIVDRMQNIRKINFNEMKQNNDANLEINKPSTTHETYSALESSTHNKKTSNVKSKVNNFVKLMKDINDNMESEKEKESHNPNKENVYNDEHHTVVIYDGLDENKDLYNKYKIERENNMDTRVIQGTEYLGVGYDFLFGNPIGDPFLKVDPGYRDSVIKLTYPKSDGDYPDNYININPNGSYVRNEISCNRSENETEISTMSEYSKELSVDASLGASYGLFGSFSASVGYTSASNTISKKKFRMFILKSYCFKYVASLSQYSQWKLSDQFLRAIDLLPSYFNSLEHDGKYCNAEELRDNKTGMENCGKSVESWLFFFKNFGTHVSTLIHLGGKITQQVKISKNEYKSLSESGLSTSVSASVGFGLFKAKASTSTDSKESSHEESSNSSIEKETVIIGGTTIYDPNDPSNFEKWADSIKNNPMPIKGQYEPLSRILPERLNKIYDEALSFYVSLNVPINIGSKTDGEIKNYNIKDQLMKSKMIYGSGSGLVVLECEDKQNFILGFSLSIPNDLSNLKDFYMNTCDEESDKCYSKMSDNAYSYIFAMCNDDRIPYLEQKAKSGTGLLTLECSEKNQIILFGFGISVLNSNDPISIAIYPCKNGKTSCSMQGSTDQSAVGLWIVCGHEESLNSNFSVYVRKLEKDNVSGKKKKKIDICPTAVLFNLIFEFTRTPTNKRNGKCFTVNDICPKDFHVCSDKKGIKSFNYYSVSVY, encoded by the coding sequence atgatgttTAAAAGaaagtatttattttttccttgtTTTTTCTTGAtaattgtaaatattttacacAAATTTGACAATTTAGGTACAGATGAATcccttttatattttcacatTCGAATTTTAAGcatgaataaaaatgatacacaagagttatataataataaagtgAAGATTTCTAataatgaaattttattGGGCTTACAACATGAGCATAATATAGAAGACGAcagaattataaaatttgtatcgAATGATGCAAATAGTAAACATGGTCGgagaataaaaaatgtaacatTTAAATTACCGAACAATATAGTAGACAGAATGCAAAACATACGTAAAATAAACTTTAATGAAATGAAGCAAAACAATGATGCAAAtcttgaaataaataaacccAGTACAACACATGAAACATATTCAGCTTTAGAGTCATCAacacataataaaaaaacgaGTAATGTAAAGAGTAAagtaaataattttgttaagCTAATGAAAGatattaatgataatatgGAAAGCGAAAAGGAAAAAGAAAGTCATAAtccaaataaagaaaatgtttACAATGATGAGCATCATACTGTTGTAATATATGATGGTTTAGATGAAAACAAAGAtttgtataataaatataaaattgaaagagaaaataatatGGATACAAGAGTAATACAAGGAACAGAATATTTAGGAGTTGGatatgattttttatttggaaATCCGATAGGAGACCCATTTCTTAAAGTAGATCCTGGTTATAGAGATTCtgtaataaaattaacataTCCTAAATCTGATGGGGATTATCCagataattatataaatataaacccAAATGGATCGTATGTGAGAAATGAGATATCTTGTAATAGATCAGAGAATGAAACTGAAATAAGTACAATGAGCGAATATAGTAAGGAGCTTTCTGTTGATGCTTCATTAGGAGCATCTTATGGGTTATTTGGTTCATTTTCAGCATCTGTTGGTTATACAAGTGCATCTAATACCATATCTAAAAAAAAGTTTAGAatgtttatattaaaaagttACTGTTTTAAATATGTGGCATCTCTTTCTCAATATTCTCAATGGAAATTAAGTGATCAATTTTTGAGAGCAATAGATTTACTCCCATcatattttaattcattagAGCATGATGGAAAATATTGTAATGCTGAAGAGTTAAGAGATAATAAAACAGGAATGGAAAATTGTGGAAAAAGTGTTGAATCGtggttgtttttttttaaaaattttggaACCCATGTATCAACTCTTATACATTTAGGTGGAAAAATAACACAGCAAgttaaaatatcaaaaaatgaatataaatccTTAAGTGAAAGTGGATTATCCACTTCTGTGTCTGCATCTGTTGGATTCGGTTTATTTAAAGCAAAAGCATCAACAAGTACAGATTCAAAAGAATCAAGTCACGAAGAATCATCAAATTCGAGTATAGAAAAAGAAACAGTTATAATCGGAGGGACAACAATATATGATCCTAATGATCCatcaaattttgaaaaatggGCAGAtagcataaaaaataatccaATGCCAATAAAAGGACAATACGAGCCTTTATCTCGGATTTTACCAGAGCgattaaacaaaatatatgatgAAGCATTAAGTTTTTATGTATCATTAAATGTTCCTATAAATATAGGTTCAAAAACAGATggagaaataaaaaattataatataaaagatcAATTAATGAAATCTAAAATGATATATGGTAGTGGTAGCGGATTAGTTGTGTTAGAATGTGAAGATAAgcaaaattttatattaggaTTTTCATTATCTATTCCTAATGATTTATCAAACTTAAAagatttttatatgaatacaTGTGATGAAGAATCCGATAAATGTTATTCAAAAATGAGTGATAATGCatatagttatatatttgcTATGTGTAATGATGATCGTATACCATATCTTGAACAAAAAGCAAAATCTGGAACAGGTTTATTAACCCTTGAATGTTCagaaaaaaatcaaattatattatttggaTTTGGAATTAGTGTATTAAATTCAAATGATCCGATATCAATAGCTATATATCCAtgtaaaaatggaaaaacaTCATGTTCTATGCAAGGGTCAACAGATCAGTCTGCTGTTGGTTTGTGGATAGTTTGTGGGCATGAAGAATCTCTAAATTCAAACTTTTCAGTTTATGTTAGAAAATTAGAGAAAGATAATGTATCaggaaaaaagaaaaaaaaaattgatatatgCCCTACCGCGGTGTTGTTTAATTTAATCTTTGAATTTACTAGAACACCAACTAATAAACGAAATGGTAAATGTTTTACTGTTAACGATATATGCCCAAAAGATTTCCATGTCTGTTCAGACAAGAAAGGAATAAAATCgtttaattattattctgTGTCGGTTTATTAG
- a CDS encoding cyclin-dependent kinases regulatory subunit, putative produces MNNSSREVSNNLKTRIKYSQISTDHRNNKSSNFTNASHTTINKNVNNNYKLNNKDNNIIKKNVCENIQNDDKKNNNRNGKRKNIDNCQTSYNNEFNTNKRRETEKNKEYINDKNEKNDYDNVKEKNAYDNVKEKNTYDNVKEKNTYDNVKEKNTYDNMNEKNTYDNMNENYYSILDELGKSEKEIFKSVKDSMDENLNLEFLRSTSENYIYKVTSRGPVCYSSTYRDDKYIYRHIILSDNVRQYAEKKVRRTNAFLTEHCIINELQIDIGKGWKHFMIYDGKIRELILRKVLTAEDKLRMAVQMQRFN; encoded by the exons atgaacaattcAAGTAGAGAAGTGTCAAACAATTTAAAGACACGAATTAAATATAGTCAAATTAGTACAGATcatagaaataataaaagtagCAATTTTACCAATGCTTCACATACtactattaataaaaatgtgaataataattataaattaaataataaagataacaatattattaaaaaaaatgtctgtgaaaatattcaaaatgatgataaaaaaaataataatagaaatggaaaaagaaaaaatatagataactGCCAAACCTCATACAATAACGAGTTCAATACTAATAAAAGAAGAGAgacagaaaaaaataaagaatatataaatgacaaaaatgaaaaaaatgattatgataatgTCAAAGAAAAAAACGCTTATGACAAtgtgaaagaaaaaaatacttaTGACAATgtgaaagaaaaaaacactTATGACAATgtgaaagaaaaaaacactTATGACAATatgaatgaaaaaaacaCTTATGACAATATgaatgaaaattattattcgATACTTGATGAGTTAGGAAAATCAGAAAAAGAAATTTTTAAATCTGTTAAAGATAGTATGGATGAAAATTTAAATCTAGAATTTTTACGATCAACAagtgaaaattatatttacaaGGTTACATCAAGAg GACCTGTTTGCTACTCATCTACATACAGAGAtgacaaatatatttatcgaCACATTATTTTAAGTGACAATGTTAGACAATATGCTGAAAAAAAGGTAAGGAGAACTAATGCATTTTTAACAGAACATTGTATTATTAATGAACTTCAAATAGATATAGGAAAGGGATGGAAacattttatgatatatgaTGGAAAAATAAGAGAACTTATTTTAAGAAAAGTTTTAACTGCAGAAGATAAATTAAGAATGGCTGTTCAAATGCAAagatttaattaa
- a CDS encoding lipoate-protein ligase: protein MVISVMKKIVRMADIFQPIFTHPNIINNINNNSNSKIQKNVLYFINLTNLHIYEQLLIEESLYRLSSSLSNRLNKIGFFIINDTTKGVENCDNNNNSGSGSGSGSDKCVIFGMSRKAKEHINDTNYIKKNNILLIKRYTGGGTVYINRNCILASFILPNDFEKETKLYPSNISNWTFNYFFKPFIQKENDNKNNNNNNNNNNEYTFNKTFQYYEQDFVCKINDKNDIIKKVGGNAQAFSKDYFVHHTSFIWNLNKFEEIEKVLSNPLKQPSYRNKRNHKDFITSIDSCLHKSIDTPDKFIQHLVENMKYVLNKKNKLNKNEIWFFNNIQFNNEDNLPLITGDVFDQIYAVDLRLLKEIVHFYINNNDLKNLRSTYFLDIYGNKVSESFYNFNSFIIN from the coding sequence ATGGTGATAAGTGTGATGAAAAAGATAGTTAGAATGGCTGATATATTTCAGCCAATCTTTACACAcccaaatattattaataatattaataataatagtaatagtaaaatacaaaaaaatgttttatattttattaatttaacaaatttacatatatatgaacaattATTAATCGAGGAAAGTTTGTACAGGCTTAGTAGTTCCTTAAGTAACAGACTGAATAAAATtggtttttttataattaacgATACGACAAAAGGTGTAGAAAATTGtgataacaataataatagtggcAGTGGCAGTGGCAGTGGCAGTGATAAATGCGTTATATTTGGAATGAGTAGAAAAGCAAAAGAACATATAAATGATACtaattatataaagaaaaataatatattattgataAAAAGGTATACAGGGGGGGGTACAGTATATATCAATAGGAATTGTATATTAGCTTCATTTATACTTCCCAATGATTTTGAAAAAGAAACTAAACTGTATCCATCTAATATAAGCAACTGGACGTTTAACTACTTTTTTAAACCATTTAtacaaaaagaaaatgataacaaaaacaataataataataataacaataataatgagtATACTTTTAACAAAACGTTTCAATATTATGAACAAGATTTCGTTtgcaaaataaatgataaaaatgatattattaaaaaagtcGGAGGTAATGCACAAGCATTTTCAAAagattattttgttcatcaTACATCTTTTATTTGGAATTTGAATAAATTTGAAGAAATCGAAAAAGTATTATCAAACCCTTTAAAACAACCATCTTAtcgaaataaaagaaatcaTAAAGATTTTATTACATCTATAGATTCATGTTTACACAAAAGTATAGATACACCTGATAAATTTATACAACATTTAGttgaaaatatgaaatatgttttaaataaaaaaaataaattaaataaaaacgaaatatggtttttcaataatatacaatttaATAACGAAGATAATTTACCACTTATTACAGGTGATGTATTTGATCAGATATATGCAGTTGATTTAAGATTATTGAAAGaaattgttcatttttatattaataataatgatttaaaaaatttaagatCCACTTATTTTTTGGATATTTATGGAAATAAAGTTTCAGAATCCTTTTACAATTTTAactcttttattattaactaA
- a CDS encoding thioredoxin reductase, putative produces MNSVLVSYTFIPKKYLKISKRYITRDSKIYGHFNTNKNIYFQRTYKFLNNINSIHSNCAIFFCNCRLLFSRRFTILPSYSNTITCEKNILKNKSIKTMCNDNKRNPINDNFNVNDKKNNTQTNNIAIKEENMDNSNYDYDYIVIGGGPGGMASAKEAASHGAKVLLFDFVKPSSQGTKWGIGGTCVNVGCVPKKLMHYAGNMGTLFKSDSDKYGWECDNLKHDWNKLVSTVQSHIRSLNFSYMVGLKSSKVKYINGLAKLKDKNTVSYYLKGDTSKEDCVTGKYILIATGCRPNIPDDVIGAKELSITSDDIFSLKKNPGKTLVVGASYVALECAGFLNSLGCDTTISVRSIILRGFDQQCANKIKLYMEEQGVTFMCGVLPKKLTKENDKILVHFNNNTTELFDTVLYAIGRKGDIDGLNLEKLNININNNNNKIITDKFSCTNIPNIFAVGDIAENVPELAPVAIKAGEILARRLFKNSNEIMKYNLIPTSIYTPIEYGSCGYSEEQAYEQFGKNNIEIFLQEFNNLEISAVHRTKHLKVQKDEYDVDISSTCLSKLVCLKNEDNRVIGFHYVGPNAGEVTQGMALALKLNAKKSDFDNCIGIHPTDAESFMNLSITLSSGLSYAAKGGCGGGKCG; encoded by the coding sequence atgaactcTGTATTAGTTAGCTATACATTTATTccgaaaaaatatttgaaaatcTCAAAACGATATATTACAAGAGATAGTAAGATATATGGACACTTTaatactaataaaaatatttattttcaaagaacttataaatttttaaataatataaatagtatTCATAGTAATTGcgcaatatttttttgtaattgtcgtttattattttcacgCCGCTTTACTATATTACCCTCTTATAGCAATACTATAAcgtgtgaaaaaaatattttaaaaaataaatcaataaAAACAATGTGTAAcgataataaaagaaatcctatcaatgataattttaatgtaaatgataaaaaaaataatacacagACAAATAATATTGCAATTAAGGAAGAAAATATGGATAATTCTAATTATGACTATGATTATATAGTTATTGGTGGGGGACCCGGAGGTATGGCATCAGCTAAAGAAGCTGCTTCACATGGAGCTaaagttttattatttgattttgTTAAGCCAAGTAGCCAAGGAACAAAATGGGGTATTGGTGGTACATGTGTAAATGTCGGATGTGTACCGAAAAAGTTAATGCACTATGCAGGAAATATGGGAACATTATTTAAAAGTGATTCAGATAAATATGGATGGGAATgtgataatttaaaacatgATTGGAATAAATTAGTTAGTACTGTTCAATCTCATATACGTTCATTAAATTTTAGTTATATGGTAGGGCTAAAGTCTTCaaaagttaaatatattaatgggttagcaaaattaaaagataaaaatacagtatcatattatttaaaaggtGATACATCTAAAGAAGATTGTGTAAcaggaaaatatattttaattgcAACAGGATGTCGACCAAATATACCAGATGATGTTATAGGTGCTAAAGAATTAAGCATAACTTCggatgatatattttctttaaaaaaaaatccagGAAAAACATTAGTTGTTGGGGCTTCATATGTAGCTTTAGAATGTGCTGGATTTTTAAATTCGTTAGGATGTGATACAACTATATCTGTACGTTCAATAATATTAAGAGGGTTTGATCAGCAATGtgcaaataaaataaaattatatatggaAGAACAAGGTGTAACATTTATGTGTGGTGTATTACCTAAAAAATTAACTAAAGAGAATGATAAAATTCTAGtacattttaataataatactacAGAATTATTTGATACTGTTTTATATGCAATAGGTAGAAAAGGAGATATTGATGGattaaatttagaaaaattaaatataaatataaataataataataataaaataataacagaTAAATTTAGTTGTACAAATATTCCTAACATTTTTGCAGTTGGTGATATTGCTGAAAATGTGCCTGAACTAGCCCCAGTAGCTATAAAGGCAGGTGAAATTTTAGCTAGAAGATTATTCAAAAATTCAAACgaaattatgaaatataatttaataccAACATCTATTTATACACCTATTGAATATGGATCATGTGGATATTCTGAAGAACAAGCATATGAACaatttggaaaaaataatatcgaaatatttttacaagAATTTAACAATTTAGAAATATCAGCAGTGCATAGAACAAAACATCTTAAAGTACAAAAAGATGAATATGATGTTGATATATCAAGTACTTGTTTATCTAAACTTGtttgtttaaaaaatgaagataatcGAGTTATTGGTTTTCATTATGTTGGGCCTAATGCAGGTGAAGTGACTCAAGGAATGGCATTAgctttaaaattaaatgcaaagAAATCTGATTTTGATAACTGTATTGGAATTCATCCAACAGATGCAGAATCATTTATGAATCTATCAATTACTTTATCATCTGGTTTGTCTTATGCAGCAAAAGGTGGATGTGGTGGAGGGAAATGTGGATAA
- a CDS encoding polyadenylate-binding protein 2, translating to MDQINQEPGKNEEENFRAHVDDINNIDKEFSDLQKLKMMNDGAEMQMNQSGAPDSHEMEQEEINNRSIFVGNVDYSTQPEELQSLFSECGIINRVTILVNKNTGHSKGYAYIEFADPSSVRTALSLSESFFKKRQIKVCSKRRNIPGFNRPRMSAFRGRVMKSPLSSRGRFGLRQPSFRPFYRGRGTYKKVVTNPYERT from the exons ATGGACCAAATAAATCAAGAGCCAGGAAAGAATGAGGAGGAAAATTTTAGAGCTCATGttgatgatataaataatattgataaaGAATTTAGTGActtacaaaaattaaaa ATGATGAATGATGGAGCTGAAATGCAAATGAATCAAAGTGGTGCTCCCGATTCTCATGAAATGGAAcaagaagaaataaataacagATCGATATTTGTTGGAAAT GTTGATTATTCAACACAACCCGAAGAACTTCAATCTCTCTTTTCAGAATGTGGAATAATAAATAGAGTCACAATTttagtaaataaaaatactgGACACTCAAAAgg ATATGCATATATAGAGTTTGCAGATCCGTCTTCCGTTCGAACAGCCCTATCATTATCTGAatcatttttcaaaaaaagacaaattaAA gTTTGTAGCAAAAGAAGAAATATTCCAGGGTTTAATAGACCGAGAATGAGTGCATTCAGAGGAAGAGTTATGAAATCACCTTTAAGTTCAAGGGGACGATTTGG ACTTCGACAACCAAGTTTTAGACCATTTTACAGAGGAAGAGgaacatataaaaaagttGTTACTAACCCATACGAAAgaacataa